Genomic DNA from Klebsiella variicola:
AAGGAGATCTCCGCCAGCGGCTTCTCAAAGATCGGCTCGCAGACCGTGCGGATCGCGAACTCAAACTCTTCGACATTCGTATCGGGCGGTACCCAACCGGAATCGACGTGCAGCTCAGCCACCTTACGATAATCGCGGTTAAAGAAGGCGATAAAGTTTTCCGCCAGATAGCGCTTATCTTCTTTGTTCAGCGAGCCGACAATACCGCAGTCGATGCCGATATACTGCGGATCTTCCGGGTGCTCGTAGCTGACGAATATGTTGCCAGGGTGCATATCGGCATGAAAGAAGCTGTCGCGGAACACCTGGGTAAAGAAGACCTGCACGCCCCGCTCCGCCAGCAGCTGCATGTTGGTCCCCTGGGCCTCCAGCGCCTCCACGTCGGACACCGGGATACCGTAGATGCGCTCCATCACCATCATGCTTTCGCTGCAGTAGTCGGGGTACACCTCCGGCACGTACAGCATCGGACTATCTTCGAAATTACGCCGCAGCTGAATGGCGTTGGCGGATTCCCGCAACAGGTTCAGCTCGTCCAGCAGCGTTTTTTCATATTCGCGAACCACCTCCTGCGGGCGCAGACGGCGGCCGTCAGGCAGTAGACGCGGTACCCAGCGCGCCAGGCGGTAGATGAGCTTCATGTCCGCTTTAATGATCGGCAAAATATCCGGGCGGATAACCTTGATCACCACCTCTTTGCCATTCTCTTTCAGACGTGCGGTATGCACCTGGGCGATGGACGCCGAGGCTAACGGCTCTACGGAGAAATCATCAAACCAGGCTTCCACCGGCAGGCCCCCCATCGCTTTCTCTATCTGCTGCTGCGCGAGCTTTCCTTCAAAGGGCGCTACGCGGTCCTGCAACAGCGCCAGCTGATCGGCAATATGCGGCGGGAAGAGATCCCGGCGGGTGGAAAGCATCTGGCCAAATTTAATCCACACCGGCCCCAGCTCCTGAAGCGCCAGGCGCAGACGAGTGCCAAGGGGTTGGTCTTGATGACGATTTGGCATCCAGAACAGCATCCGCCGCCAGATACGCAGCGGCAGCGTGAGACGAATTTTGGGGATGAGCTCATCGAGCCCGTAGCTCAAAAAGGTGTGGATGATGAAATACAGGCGCCGTAATTCTCCTGGCGTCATTTGCCCTCCAGCGTTTCCAGCCGTTTTTCCAGTGCGGCCAGCGCGCGTTCAATAGCCGTCGTTTCTTCCGCAAACCATGCCAGCTCCAGCGGCCCCGGTGCCAGTCGCCACTCTTCAGTGATCGCTTCTGCGACATAGCGCTGCTGGCGCTGCGCGCCTTTCAGTAAAAACTGAGCGCCGCCGCGGAGGACTTTGCCAACGCCTTCAGCCACGATATCGCCAGTATAAGGCGCCAGCAGTTCAGCGGGATCGAACTCCGCCAGATCGCACAGGGAGACCATATTCTGCACCACCTGCAGATCGCCCTGCACTTCCAGATCTCCGCTACGGATAAGCGCCGTGAGCTGCTGACGATTACGCAGTTTGGGCAGCACGCTGAGCCGGGTAATCACAGTGCAGTCGGCCTCTCCCTCCCAGGCGCTCAGGACATCAACCTGGCGTTCGCTGAACGCTAGTACGATCGGGGTGGAGAAGTCCTGCAGTTGAACTCGCAATACCTTACCCAGCAGGCGCTGACGAGCGGGTTTTAGCGCCTTGTCACGCCAGAGAAAAGTATTCAGCGCCGTCTCAATGCTAGCGGTCACCAGGGGTGTGAAAGGCATAGCGTCCCTCCTGTCAGAACTTGTAACCGCGATGCAAGGCAACGATACCCGCCGTCAGGTTGTGGTAGTCGACACTTTCAAAACCTGCATCCTGCATCATCCCTTTCAGGGTTTCCTGATCCGGGTGCATACGGATAGATTCTGCCAGGTAGCGATAGCTGTCGCCGTCTTTTGCCACCAGTTCCCCCACCTTCGGCAGGATATGGAAGGAGTAAGCGTCGTAGGCTTTGCTGAGCGGTTCGATAATCGGTTTAGAAAACTCCAGCACCAGCAGACGTCCGCCTGGCTTCAGCACGCGGTACATCGAACGCAGCGCTTTTTCTTTATCGGTAACGTTACGCAGACCGAAAGAGATGGTGATGCAGTCAAAGGTGTTATCAGCAAAC
This window encodes:
- the ubiB gene encoding ubiquinone biosynthesis regulatory protein kinase UbiB gives rise to the protein MTPGELRRLYFIIHTFLSYGLDELIPKIRLTLPLRIWRRMLFWMPNRHQDQPLGTRLRLALQELGPVWIKFGQMLSTRRDLFPPHIADQLALLQDRVAPFEGKLAQQQIEKAMGGLPVEAWFDDFSVEPLASASIAQVHTARLKENGKEVVIKVIRPDILPIIKADMKLIYRLARWVPRLLPDGRRLRPQEVVREYEKTLLDELNLLRESANAIQLRRNFEDSPMLYVPEVYPDYCSESMMVMERIYGIPVSDVEALEAQGTNMQLLAERGVQVFFTQVFRDSFFHADMHPGNIFVSYEHPEDPQYIGIDCGIVGSLNKEDKRYLAENFIAFFNRDYRKVAELHVDSGWVPPDTNVEEFEFAIRTVCEPIFEKPLAEISFGHVLLNLFNTARRFNMEVQPQLVLLQKTLLYVEGVGRQLYPQLDLWKTAKPFLESWIKDQVGIPALVRAFKDKAPFWIERMPEIPELVYQSLQQSKQLQTSVDTIVRDMHVRHVRQGQSRYLFGIGAVLLLSGTLLFIHRPEWGMMPGWLMAGGVVTWLIGWRKTH
- the ubiJ gene encoding ubiquinone biosynthesis protein UbiJ, with protein sequence MPFTPLVTASIETALNTFLWRDKALKPARQRLLGKVLRVQLQDFSTPIVLAFSERQVDVLSAWEGEADCTVITRLSVLPKLRNRQQLTALIRSGDLEVQGDLQVVQNMVSLCDLAEFDPAELLAPYTGDIVAEGVGKVLRGGAQFLLKGAQRQQRYVAEAITEEWRLAPGPLELAWFAEETTAIERALAALEKRLETLEGK